A stretch of the Cloacibacillus sp. genome encodes the following:
- a CDS encoding ABC transporter permease has translation MAHKHDIKSIFADYAVPIVFIVISAIAIPLSGFSATYLVQEMLTRLARNSFLVLSLLIPILAGMGLNFGMVLGAMAGQIGLIFVTDWAVAGWPGMMLAAIVGMPIAIVLGYICGAVLNRAKGREMVTSYILGFFINGVYQLIVLYCMGNIIPISNPQLVLSRGYGIRNAINLTGVRHVLDNLIPLKIATIDIPVATFILIGIFCLFIIWFRRTKLGQDMRALGQDMAVADSAGIPVERTRIIAIVISTVLACFGQIIFLQNIGTMNTYNSHDQAGMFAIAAILIGGASVSRATITNVFVGVVLFHLMFVVSPMAGKELIGQAQLGEYFRVFVSYGIIALALVLHAWKRQRDKIEARRSLRGE, from the coding sequence ATGGCACACAAACACGATATAAAATCAATATTCGCCGACTATGCGGTGCCGATAGTATTCATAGTCATATCGGCGATAGCTATTCCCCTTTCGGGCTTCTCAGCCACCTATCTCGTTCAGGAGATGCTGACGCGCCTTGCCCGTAACTCCTTCCTCGTCCTCTCGCTGCTCATACCGATACTCGCCGGCATGGGGCTCAACTTCGGGATGGTGCTTGGCGCGATGGCCGGTCAGATAGGGCTCATCTTCGTAACTGACTGGGCGGTCGCTGGCTGGCCCGGAATGATGCTGGCAGCCATCGTAGGAATGCCGATCGCCATCGTGCTGGGCTACATCTGCGGCGCGGTGCTGAACAGAGCCAAGGGCAGAGAAATGGTGACCTCCTACATCCTCGGGTTCTTCATCAACGGAGTCTACCAGCTCATCGTTCTCTACTGCATGGGCAACATCATCCCCATCTCCAACCCGCAGCTAGTGCTTTCCAGAGGCTACGGCATACGCAACGCCATAAACCTCACAGGAGTACGCCACGTCCTTGACAACCTCATCCCGCTCAAGATAGCGACCATCGACATTCCCGTCGCCACCTTCATCCTCATAGGGATATTCTGCCTGTTCATAATCTGGTTCCGCCGTACAAAGCTTGGCCAGGACATGCGCGCGCTTGGACAGGACATGGCTGTCGCCGATTCCGCCGGCATTCCCGTTGAACGCACCAGAATAATAGCCATCGTCATATCGACGGTGCTCGCCTGCTTCGGACAGATAATCTTCCTCCAGAACATCGGAACGATGAACACCTATAACAGCCACGACCAGGCCGGCATGTTCGCTATAGCGGCCATACTGATAGGCGGAGCCTCCGTCAGCCGCGCCACGATAACAAACGTCTTTGTCGGAGTCGTGCTCTTCCACCTCATGTTCGTCGTCTCGCCGATGGCCGGCAAAGAACTCATCGGACAGGCGCAGCTCGGCGAATACTTCCGCGTCTTCGTCTCCTACGGCATCATCGCCCTTGCGCTCGTCCTCCACGCGTGGAAGCGGCAGCGCGACAAGATAGAAGCCCGCAGGAGCCTGAGAGGAGAATAA
- a CDS encoding ABC transporter permease has translation MKNKLQEFIENAGWPRIIIGLFLLALFVAAPFVGVRIDASLSDTLVRVGMNGILVLAMVPMVQSGCGLNFGLPLGIIAGLLGAVTSIQIGVRGGAGFLLAASIAIPIAVVLGWLYGLLLNRVKGDEMMIATYVGFSSVALMCIAWLLLPYTSPTMIWGYGGSGLRTTISVEGYWLNALSKYLHIQIGEFFYFPVGMYVFFALILFLVWAFFRTKIGTAITAVGSNPEFARASGINVDNMRTVSVVISTVLGALGILVYEQSFGFIQLYMGPFYMAFPAVAAILLGGASVNKASMVNVVVGTFLFQGILTMTPSVINSVMQTDMSEVIRIIVSNGMILYALTRKVTVKR, from the coding sequence ATGAAGAATAAATTACAGGAATTTATTGAAAACGCCGGCTGGCCCAGAATAATAATTGGCCTGTTCCTGCTGGCGCTGTTCGTCGCCGCGCCGTTCGTAGGCGTAAGGATAGACGCCTCCCTCTCCGACACGCTCGTCCGCGTCGGAATGAACGGCATACTTGTTCTCGCCATGGTCCCCATGGTGCAGTCTGGATGCGGACTGAACTTCGGGCTGCCTCTTGGCATCATCGCAGGGCTGCTCGGAGCCGTCACCTCCATCCAGATAGGCGTAAGGGGAGGCGCGGGATTCCTTCTCGCCGCCTCGATAGCCATTCCGATAGCGGTAGTGCTCGGCTGGCTCTACGGCCTCCTGCTCAACCGCGTTAAAGGCGACGAAATGATGATAGCCACATACGTCGGCTTCTCATCGGTCGCGCTCATGTGCATAGCGTGGCTTCTGCTTCCGTACACCAGCCCCACGATGATATGGGGATACGGCGGCTCCGGCCTCCGCACCACTATAAGCGTTGAGGGCTACTGGCTCAACGCTCTCAGCAAATACCTCCACATCCAGATAGGAGAGTTCTTCTACTTCCCAGTCGGCATGTATGTATTCTTTGCGCTGATACTCTTCCTCGTGTGGGCCTTCTTCCGCACGAAGATAGGCACCGCAATCACAGCCGTAGGCTCGAACCCTGAGTTCGCCCGCGCCTCCGGCATCAACGTAGACAACATGCGCACAGTCTCCGTCGTCATCTCGACGGTGCTCGGCGCGCTAGGCATCCTCGTCTATGAGCAGAGCTTCGGATTCATCCAGCTCTACATGGGCCCCTTCTACATGGCCTTCCCCGCGGTCGCGGCCATTCTCTTGGGCGGCGCCTCCGTCAACAAAGCCTCAATGGTAAACGTTGTAGTCGGAACGTTCCTCTTCCAGGGAATACTTACCATGACGCCCTCCGTAATAAACAGCGTCATGCAGACAGACATGTCTGAGGTCATACGCATCATAGTCAGCAACGGCATGATACTATACGCCCTCACCAGGAAAGTGACGGTGAAAAGATAA
- a CDS encoding sugar ABC transporter ATP-binding protein, with amino-acid sequence MSMEVPLLKMENIGKEYFGNRVLQDVSFSLQPGEIMGLVGENGAGKSTLMNILFGMPVIQETGGYEGKIIIDGEEVHFRDPLDALDAGIGMVHQEFSLIPGFSATENILLNRESTKYNILTEAFGDRLMTLDRPDMQQRAEKAIKTLGVELNADTLISEMPVGHKQFTEIAREIDRSKTRLLVLDEPTAVLAESEATVLISALKTLSKQGIAIIFISHRLQEIIDLCDKLIVVRDGSVIQEARTKETNVRQIASWMVDRKGDKKVEEEKAKVARQIGDVIMKTEHLWVDMPGETVRDVSIDVRKGEILGFGGLAGQGKVGISNGIMGLYAAGGKVTLRGKEIKLNDPDASLKEGMAFVSEDRRGVGLLLEEGIDWNITFTALQVQEKFIKKLIGGLVKWRDDTAIDKCTQEYIESLQIRCTGPKQRAIELSGGNQQKVCLAKAFAVNPEILFVSEPTRGIDVGAKKLVLDTLRKVNEEEGTTIIMTSSELEELRSICDRIAIINEGKVSGILPATAPAAEFGLLMLGHVTDEQQPQAEN; translated from the coding sequence GGGGAGATAATGGGGCTTGTCGGTGAAAACGGCGCGGGAAAATCTACCTTGATGAACATCCTCTTCGGCATGCCTGTAATACAGGAAACCGGAGGCTACGAGGGGAAAATAATAATCGACGGCGAAGAGGTCCATTTCAGAGATCCGCTTGACGCGCTCGACGCCGGAATAGGGATGGTCCACCAGGAATTCTCGCTTATACCGGGATTCTCTGCGACCGAAAACATACTTTTAAACAGAGAATCGACAAAATACAACATTCTCACAGAGGCGTTCGGCGACAGGCTCATGACGCTGGACCGCCCAGATATGCAGCAAAGAGCGGAGAAGGCCATCAAGACCTTGGGAGTAGAGCTCAACGCTGATACGCTAATTTCAGAAATGCCAGTAGGGCACAAGCAGTTTACGGAAATCGCAAGAGAGATAGACAGAAGCAAAACTCGCCTCCTCGTCCTCGACGAACCGACCGCGGTGCTTGCGGAATCAGAGGCAACGGTACTCATCTCAGCACTAAAGACACTCTCCAAACAGGGCATAGCGATCATCTTCATCTCCCACCGACTTCAGGAAATAATCGACCTTTGCGACAAGCTTATAGTTGTCCGCGACGGCAGCGTCATCCAGGAGGCGCGTACAAAAGAGACAAACGTGCGCCAGATAGCCTCATGGATGGTAGATAGAAAAGGCGACAAAAAAGTAGAAGAAGAAAAAGCTAAGGTCGCAAGGCAGATAGGCGACGTCATAATGAAGACGGAGCATCTTTGGGTAGACATGCCCGGAGAGACAGTCCGCGACGTTTCAATAGATGTCCGCAAAGGCGAGATCTTGGGCTTCGGCGGGCTTGCGGGACAGGGCAAGGTCGGCATCTCAAACGGCATCATGGGGCTGTACGCAGCTGGCGGCAAAGTTACGCTCCGCGGCAAAGAGATAAAGCTCAACGACCCCGACGCCTCCCTCAAAGAGGGCATGGCCTTCGTCTCCGAAGACCGCAGGGGAGTAGGCCTTCTTCTTGAAGAAGGAATCGACTGGAACATCACCTTCACGGCGCTTCAGGTGCAGGAAAAATTCATCAAAAAGCTCATAGGCGGCCTTGTTAAATGGCGCGACGACACAGCCATCGACAAATGCACGCAGGAATACATCGAATCGCTGCAGATACGCTGTACAGGCCCCAAGCAGCGTGCGATAGAGCTTTCCGGCGGAAACCAGCAGAAGGTCTGCCTCGCTAAAGCCTTCGCCGTGAACCCTGAGATACTCTTCGTCTCGGAACCTACGCGCGGAATTGACGTCGGAGCGAAGAAACTCGTTCTCGACACGCTGCGCAAAGTAAACGAAGAAGAGGGCACGACCATCATAATGACCTCCTCCGAACTTGAAGAGCTGCGCTCTATATGCGACAGGATCGCGATAATCAACGAAGGCAAAGTATCCGGCATACTGCCGGCTACGGCGCCCGCTGCGGAATTTGGGCTGCTTATGCTCGGCCACGTAACGGATGAGCAGCAGCCGCAAGCTGAAAACTAG